One Keratinibaculum paraultunense genomic window carries:
- a CDS encoding metal ABC transporter solute-binding protein, Zn/Mn family — MKSNRIFISVIILVMITVSIVGCNNKYEEDISSDNIKIIATLFPQYDFAREIVKDKGEVKLLLPPGVEAHAYEPTPKDIVDIKKADVFIYTGKYMEPWAEKLIKDLDDSVIIVDISEGIELIDDVDEGHGDVHHGKDPHIWLDPIYAQKIVDNILEGVIKADKANENFYRQNAENYKKKLEELDQKFVDAFSKAKHKTIIHGGHFAFGYFAKRYGLKYISPYEGFSPNAEPTPKKISELIEKMKSLDIDVIYYEELIDPKVAKIISNETGAEMLLLHGAHNVSKEELEAGITYIDIMEANLENLKRGLGCNE, encoded by the coding sequence ATGAAATCAAATAGAATTTTTATAAGTGTAATCATATTAGTTATGATAACAGTATCCATTGTAGGATGTAATAACAAGTATGAAGAAGATATATCTAGTGATAATATAAAAATAATTGCAACTTTATTTCCCCAATATGATTTTGCTAGAGAGATAGTAAAGGATAAAGGAGAAGTAAAATTGCTTCTTCCTCCTGGAGTAGAAGCTCATGCTTATGAACCTACCCCAAAGGATATAGTGGATATAAAAAAAGCTGATGTATTCATATATACAGGAAAATATATGGAGCCTTGGGCAGAAAAATTGATAAAGGATTTAGATGATTCTGTGATAATTGTAGATATAAGTGAAGGGATAGAGCTTATTGATGATGTAGATGAAGGGCATGGAGATGTCCACCATGGAAAGGATCCTCATATATGGTTAGATCCAATTTATGCTCAAAAAATAGTGGACAATATATTAGAGGGAGTTATAAAAGCAGATAAAGCAAATGAAAATTTTTATAGACAAAATGCGGAAAATTATAAGAAAAAATTAGAAGAACTCGATCAGAAATTTGTAGATGCCTTTAGTAAAGCTAAACATAAAACTATAATACATGGAGGGCATTTTGCTTTTGGGTATTTTGCGAAACGATATGGATTAAAATATATATCCCCTTATGAAGGATTTTCTCCCAATGCGGAGCCAACTCCTAAAAAAATATCAGAACTTATTGAAAAGATGAAGTCTTTGGATATAGATGTAATTTACTATGAAGAACTTATAGATCCTAAGGTGGCTAAGATAATATCAAATGAAACAGGGGCAGAGATGTTGTTATTACATGGTGCTCATAATGTATCTAAAGAGGAATTAGAAGCAGGTATAACCTATATAGACATAATGGAAGCTAATTTAGAAAATTTAAAGCGGGGGTTAGGTTGCAATGAATAG
- a CDS encoding ISL3 family transposase, with the protein MQSNFITQLLDLKGVKVTKISHEDSFVKIYITTDPKEHTCPACGAKTKKIHDYREQTIKDLPFQFKHTYLVLRKRRYACSCGKRFYESYDFLPRYHRMTNRLAFFICQELTKLTSLTSVAKVANVSVSTVIRIFNHVNYGTPTLPKVLCIDEFKGNAETGKYQCILVDGENNKVLDIIPDRCQSDLVSYFRQFSRKERNKVKFFVCDMWQPYVDLAKVFFPNAIIVIDKYHFIRHVTWAIENVRKRIQKSMTATLRKYYKRSRKLILTRYHKLKDENKEAVDLMLLYNDDLRIAHKLKEWFYEICQSDKYSYQCRELAKWIQNAESSGIPEFEKCAATYRRWHKEIKNAFKYGYTNGPTEGFNNKIKVLKRISFGLKNFHRFRNRILHCTS; encoded by the coding sequence GTGCAATCTAATTTTATCACACAATTATTAGATTTAAAAGGGGTTAAAGTAACTAAAATATCGCATGAGGATTCTTTCGTTAAAATCTACATTACAACTGATCCAAAAGAGCATACTTGCCCTGCTTGTGGTGCTAAAACTAAAAAAATTCATGACTACAGAGAACAGACAATTAAGGATTTACCTTTTCAATTTAAGCACACATATCTTGTACTTCGAAAAAGAAGGTATGCTTGCTCTTGTGGAAAGAGGTTTTATGAGTCTTATGACTTTCTACCTCGTTATCATCGCATGACTAACCGTTTAGCATTTTTTATTTGCCAAGAGCTTACCAAGCTAACTAGTCTAACTTCTGTAGCTAAAGTGGCCAACGTCTCTGTTTCTACTGTTATTCGTATCTTTAATCATGTTAATTATGGTACTCCTACACTACCTAAGGTTCTATGTATTGATGAGTTTAAGGGGAATGCAGAGACTGGAAAGTATCAGTGTATTCTTGTTGATGGGGAAAACAATAAGGTTTTAGATATTATTCCTGACAGGTGTCAAAGTGATCTTGTAAGCTACTTTAGGCAATTTTCTCGTAAGGAAAGGAATAAGGTGAAGTTCTTTGTATGCGACATGTGGCAGCCTTACGTTGATTTAGCTAAAGTATTTTTCCCTAATGCTATAATTGTTATCGATAAATACCACTTTATTAGGCATGTAACTTGGGCTATTGAAAATGTCAGGAAACGCATACAAAAATCTATGACTGCTACTCTTAGAAAATACTATAAACGGAGTAGAAAACTGATTTTAACGCGATATCATAAGCTTAAGGATGAGAATAAAGAAGCCGTTGATTTAATGCTTTTATATAATGATGACCTACGTATTGCCCATAAACTTAAAGAATGGTTTTATGAAATCTGTCAAAGCGATAAATATTCCTACCAATGTAGAGAATTAGCTAAGTGGATTCAAAATGCAGAAAGCTCTGGAATACCAGAGTTTGAGAAATGTGCAGCTACATATAGAAGATGGCATAAGGAAATTAAAAATGCCTTTAAATATGGTTATACTAATGGCCCAACCGAAGGTTTCAACAATAAAATCAAAGTATTAAAACGAATATCCTTTGGACTTAAAAACTTTCATAGATTTCGTAATAGAATACTTCACTGTACAAGCTAA